Proteins encoded in a region of the Zea mays cultivar B73 chromosome 2, Zm-B73-REFERENCE-NAM-5.0, whole genome shotgun sequence genome:
- the LOC103649069 gene encoding guanosine deaminase-like, producing MASGEPDLGKEYASMMEAGDSTTMARFATRVTGDDDALECRSVAYSFITVDVGLRPQPRQLREGGRTQRCIHCCARQGSQILDKTVEEAYRGVDCGDGGPFGAVVVRNDEVVVSCHNMVLKHTDPTAHAEVTAIREACKKLGKMELSDCEIYASCEPCPMCFGAIHLSRIKRLVYGAKAEAAIAIDLQCTTLL from the exons ATGGCCAGCGGCGAACCAGATCTTGGCAAAGAATACGCTTCCATGATGGAGGCTGGGGACTCGACAACCATGGCCCGATTCGCCACCCGCGTGACTGGGGATGATGACGCCCTTGAGTGCCGTTCCGTTGCCTATTCATTCATCACG GTGGACGTGGGCCTCAGGCCTCAGCCACGGCAGCTACGCGAGGGGGGCCGTACCCAACGGTGCATCCACTG CTGTGCAAGACAGGGATCACAAATTCTTGACAAAACAGTGGAAGAAGCATACCGTGGAGTCGATTGCGGTGACGGAGGTCCATTTGGAGCAGTTGTCGTCCGCAATGATGAAGTGGTAGTTAGCTGCCATAACATGGTTCTGAAGCACACTGACCCTACTGCGCATGCTGAAGTAACTGCAATTAGAGAG GCTTGCAAAAAGCTCGGGAAAATGGAGCTCTCTGACTGCGAAATTTACGCGTCCTGCGAGCCATGCCCAATGTGCTTTGGTGCAATTCATCTCTCCCGAATCAAG AGGCTGGTTTATGGGGCCAAGGCGGAAGCTGCCATCGCCATTGACCTGCAATGCACTACTCTCTTATGA